DNA sequence from the Rattus rattus isolate New Zealand chromosome 2, Rrattus_CSIRO_v1, whole genome shotgun sequence genome:
TATCCCACATCCCAGACTCTTCTTCCTGAACAGACATCAGTTGGTCCTGCTAAGGACCGAAAGACTAAGGAAAGGCTATAGGCCAAGAAACCATGATGCCAAAACGGTGGAGTGAGCAAGTGGCCTGGGCAGACAGGTCACTGAGGGAACTAACACCAAGTCAGGGGGTCTAGCTGGAGGTAGATGCAGGGCTCTTGTCTTCTGAGTATAATCACCTGACATGACCTCCACATGGAATTAGCATTAAGCCAAGgattaagaaagaaaaccaagaggcTGCCTGGGGCCAAGAAGAGAGCCCTAGACCTCAGTAAGAGTCTTCACCATGACAATCAAAGCTGGAAGTGGCTATCAGATGTGAGGATGCCCAGGGAGAAGTGCAGGTAGGTTGTGTCCCTCATGTTTCCAGACACTCCTCATGGTAACCACAGGGCCTCCAGAGATTCCCCCAACTTCATGAGATGACACCCAGCGATGCCCCACAAGCCTGAACAATGACATTTCCTCACTACGCATGCTGCAAAGTCCAGACCCTATACAGATCATTTGAGGATTGACCATTAAACTACAGCATTCTCCTAAGAGCTCACGACACTGTACCTACCACCCAGAACTGGGTGCACCTGGCCACATTGAGAACCACTCAGGAACCATCACACTtacagaggaggagggacagggcaTGCTGAGTGGAACAGACAGCTCAAGGCACTAAGGCCAGCTCCACTGGAGGGTCAGGACGCTctccttgccttgccttgccttcctccttcctgccagtCAGACTCCTGGCCCACTTAAGCAGGAGGTATAAGGCCACTAGTGTTTGGGGAGAGAGTAAAAGAAGTTCCCTCTTTCCTCAGAGCGACTGAAGATGAAAGCCTGCCTTTTATCCTTCTGCTCTCCCTTTACCCCAGCCAGAGTCCGGCAAACGGCATCCCTTTCTCAAAAATCCTAGCAGAAGACTCATGGGCCTTCCTTTGACAACTGGCTGCaaaactcaaacacaaacaaacatccaCTAATCGGGCCCTTGAAAGCATCTCTCTTGAGCTATGTATGTGAGCTCCAGAGACAGCATCAGTGAGGGCAGCAGTGTTAGGACAGCCCCCCAGGCCCAGTGTCTGGCTCCCTAGCCTCTGGATGTTGAACACAACATGGTGGTTGCTTTGGGAACAGCAGGCGCCTACTGAACACAAGACTCACCTGCTCCCGGAACCAAAGTTACATTTCAAACTGGGTCAAGAGCTCCCTTATTTCTGGGGCCACATGTTGTGTGGCATTTGCAGCCTCAGTTATAGCTTTCCGATACATCCCCTTCTTCTTACGGTTAAATCTCAGTTTGAAAAATTCAGAGAAAGGGGACAGTTTCGAAATAGACAAGAATGATGTAGTTGGAGACCCAAACCATGAGACTTTCGCTTCTTGCCAAGAGGGCTCTCCATCCTCCTTCTGGCCAAGGCTGATGTCAAGGACACGTGCTGGCCACCAAGGAAAACCATGAATCTTACCCCACACAATGTCCCCTACAGCCACCGTCCTTCCGTCTTCAGTCACACACTGTGAGACGCTCTGCGTGTGCAGCCTGACCGTGAGGGGAGGGACTGTCTGGCGAGTGTCAGCAGAAGACGAAGGAACAGAGGCACTGTCGCCAGATGACAGGTCTCCCGTGTCTGGAGATGTCACTTCTGAACCAGATGATTTTAATTCATCCAGGCTGTCGGTGCTGCTGCACACAGATTCACTGGTACAGTCTGCTCTCCTCCCAGGGCAGTCGACAAGAAAAGCCAAGCCATCACGGCCATGTTTACCTTGGGGAAATCTCTTGAGGTCATCGTCCTCACCAGAACTTCCAGAAGACAAGTCCTCTAGCCCATGGGTAGAGCCATCAGCAAAGAGAGCAGGGGAGCTGGCCAGGGGGCCTTGTGGGCATCCATTCAGCTCCTCTACCAGCTCAGCCCTGTACAGAGGCTCGTGCTCTCCATTCCCCAGCCGGTGGGGCTTCAGGCGGATTTTGGGAGGTGGCAGGTCTGAGACAGGAGGCACTGGACGAGTCAGCTTCAGCTTGGGGATGGAGGCTGAAGGCCCGCTGGATGGTCGGTCTCCACCACCCTTGGTCTCCCCATCCCTCGATACCTCTGAGTCCTGGCTGCCATTCTGTAGAGACTGTTGGGGGCAGAAGGGCTCCACGGAGCCATGCACTCTGGATGGGATCTTGACCACCTCACCCTTACCCTGTGGGGTGCTGTAGGAGATCTTGATGACTGGGCTCCTCGGGACACGCTCTCCGGCAACCCTGTCCTCTTCCCGCTTCTCCCTCTTGTTTCTCCTCGGTGCGGCCATGGCTATGACGGCACTGTCTTCTGGTTCCTCTGGCTTTCGGTATTCACTGTCAGGGCCACTGCCTAGCCTCCGGCGGGGTTTGGGGGTGTTCAGGGGGCCAGGACTGGCATCCTGAGGACTCACAGTACTCTTACATTTCTCACATAGTACTTGACGTGGCCGCAGGCGGATTGTGCTAAGAATGAGTCTGCCCGGATCCCGGTTTCGGGAAAGTCGCCGACGGGTCCGCTTGATGGCCCTGGGTGGGGGCTGCGGCACCCACTGCTGGTAAGTGTTCCTCAGCCAcagtgggtgggggaagggggcacCCTCAAAGTAAGGTGGAAAGGGAGGCAGGTTCCCGGCAGGCACAGGTGGTATGAGAGGTGGGGGCGGCTCAGGCACAGCTGTCTTGGGAGGTTGATCCTTCTCAGGGTCTTGGTGGTGAGGAGGCAGAGGTCCTGTCTCCAGCTGCATCACTTCTCCAGTTCCCTCCTCAGGAACCTGGCCATGACAGCTGATGGCAGAGGAGTTGTCAGCCAGAGGCAGCAGAGTAGATGGAGACAGGCCAAAGAGACCAGACCTGGTAGAAGAGAACAAAATCAGAGTGAGGATAATGAGGATTCCAGCTACGCCCAGCGCCTGTCACCTAACCAGCTCTAGGCCTGGAAGACCGTTTGCAGAAATTAAGTCCAGTTCTTCGTCCCagtcccatgctcccagaaataagactcagactcaacatacatttacaaatacctaGTCCTTAGAGCTAGGCTCTTCTTTGACCAGATCACACCTTGTTATAACCCATTTACTCTAATCtgcattctgccacatggctgattACCTGTGATCAGGTACCACACATCTGTCTCTTCACAACTTCCGGGGCAAATCCTCTCCCTGCACTTCACGCCaccccagaatcctttctgcctcctgatgTCCCATCtcttatttcctgcctaagccattggccatcagatttattattgAAGGTGCCACACCCGTACAGACCTAAGACATTTGCTCGACAGCCATCTGGATCTAGGTCCAGAGTGGTGGATTGACATTCAACAGGTACCCAGGCCCCGCATGTCCTGTGACATGTGGCTTGAGGGCTTCTTCTTGGTCAGAGTATTAGAGTCTGAGTCTATGCCACAAGAAAGAGGGCTTGAGGCTGGAATGCTTCTAGAGGACTGTGAAGACATCTGCATCCCGAGACAGGGCGTGGTCGGAAAGGGAGTCCACCTGCCCCATAGCCAGTAGCTGCAGAACCCAGGTCTCTGTTCATGTGCTtcactttttcttccctttctttaagAGAAGAGGGGACTCCGCTTGCTGggatccttccctcctccccccacccccttacaccgcaccccacacacacaccccacaagccTCTTGGCCCTGAACAATGTCTTAAGGAGCCCCCTGGTCCCAGATGCCTACTATGCATCCTGTGTGCAGGACCGGAGCCACATGTGGCCAGATGCAGCCAGAGCCACAGCTGCCCTGAGGCTAGAGACACCAAAGCAGAGCCTTTGGGGTGCTGTGACCTCCCAAACTCTCACCACTGGCCTCTACTTCCATGGCCTCTAGAAGAGGATTATTAGCCAGCCTGTCACCTCTGGACCCCACCCTCAGAAAACACCACAGGGTCCCAAATGAGGGTGTGGGCAGAAAGGGGGAGCTGGAATACCTGCCCCAGGGAGCAGCCTGTGATATAGCGGCAACTAGGTCCTGGGAAACATGTTCTGCCCAGACAGGACCAAAGGCAGAGAAGGCCCCAGGAGAGCAGGAAGGAACGGCAAGTGGCTGGTTTGGGAGGCAGGGCAGACAAAGGACCAGGGGTGGAGAGCTGCTGTTCAGAGCACACCTGTCTGGCAGCTTCCACAGTTACCTAGAGCATAAAATGGGGGTTCCCTCTAgccacctcctcttctgctcatctctgcagcccccttgTGCTGAAGGTGCTATTAGCAGAGAGCACTCTGAGCGTCTGCTTGCTTTAGCCCCAGAGGCCTAGGGCAGACTCTGCAGGCTGAGGACAGATACTGACTGGCTGTAAACCCAGGTCCTTTCCCAGAGTCCCTGGGCTGGATTCTCCTCAGAAATGGCACGGCCCAGGGAGCATGCAGCCACTCTTCCTTCCTGGAGCTGCTGCCTTGCCCCTGCTTTGGCCACACCCAAGGCCTGCCTAGTGGGTAAACAGAACAGCTCACCCCAGGCCAAGGCAGGCTGGCTGATGACCTTCCCCTAGGATGGCTGAGGCCAACTGATAGATTTTGGGAGGCCATGGCCACCAGGGGTCTGCTTTGGTGTTTCTAGTCTGTAGGCAGCAAAGGCTGTGGCTGTGATTTGAGCTCCCTCAACCCTGTAGCAGTCCACAGAATGACAAGCAGTGACACTTCCTCTTCACAGAAAGGATGAGGTGAAGGGACTTGCAGACATGTCCCAGTTGGGGCAGTCCTGTGTGTGATGTTGGGATCCACTGCCTCCAGGTATGGAGATGGCCATGGCACAGGGAAAAGCAAGTGGACACACTGTGATCTGGCCTGGGGTACATAGGGGATGTGGATCCTAAGGCTTAGAACCCTCAATAAAACCAGGCTGTGGCCCAAGCTGCTCAGTCTCAAGGACAGAGGCTCACAGGAAATGCTATAGATCTTGGCAGTGACAGGAACCTGTTAGGGTTCACAACAGACTAAGTGCCTGCTGACTGGGTGCAGCCTTGGGATAGAGGGTAGGTATACAGGGATGGGACCTGGAGATTGAGAAATGACTACCCAGGGCAGGAACCAATATCTTTATGAAGCGTAGCCTTGAACCTCTGATTTCAGGAAAAGATGGGAACACTGAGCAGGGTTGAGAAGCCCAGGAAGCTATAAAGAGGGGGCCATATCCAAATATAAAAGCAGTAGAGACTCAAAGGGGACAGAGATATAGGGCTCCCAGGAACAATGAgactctctctcctgttctgcaTGATGAGGATGCAGTCCTGGGGACATATGGCCTGGCCCAAAGTCCACGGCAAGACACCAGGAGCCAAATCATGTCCCTGGGGACTCACCTGCAGGGATGCCTCAGCAACTCACCCAGAGTAGCCTGGCTAAGGCCAGCCCAGGGACAGGAAGAATACAGTTCTGGCTGCTTGCCAGAGCTCTGGGCTGCCCCTCCTTGCAGCTGCCTCCATCTGGCTTcccagatccacaggcagaccCAGGATTCATGAGGCTGTTGGCACCCGAGTGGCACCCTCCCGCCCCTACTATGTCCGTCTGGGACCTTCCTCCCCCAGCTTGTGGTGGCAGAGGCTATCCCACCACTGCCTGAGGGTTGAGTCAACAGGCTCCTGGATCAGAGGCATGCGGATGTGCAAAGCTGGGCGGGAGTGTGCGGAAGCTTCTCTACATAGCTATGTTGCCAGGAGTCTGCAGCCCCAGGAAGGCCCAAGTCCAAACACCCAAGGCCCCACCTCGGGTTGTACACCAGGGCTTGCTTACTTTAGAAAGTCCCTGCAGCCTTTCTGTGGCCCAGCAAACAGCCATTGAGTAGTAGGGCTAGAGAACTGGATAGGGCCAGAAGAAGAAAGGTCTTGCAGGAAACAGTGGGCTGCTGGGGACTGCTAAGTGTACAGAGGCCTCCAGGGGCCACCTCTGCTTCGGGAGTCAGGTGAGGAGGTTTTCAGGACAAGTCACAGCCTGGATACCACAGCAATCCCTTCACCAGAGCATACAATTGGACCTGCACTGCATCCTTGGGCACAGACCCCAGATTTCCAGAGGAGAAGAGGTGGTCGCTGCACCCTGCATTAATTAGCATCAACATCATCCCTAAGCCCTAGGGCTCTCCTAGAAGCTCAGACCAGGCCCACCTCTCCCCTATGTCTTCCTTGTTCACTTTGCCAACATCTCTGTGATACAGTCCCCATGACCAGCCTGCCAGCCAGGTCCCCAGTACACCAGCTGTGATGCACAAGGTACCCGAAGTCCTCCAGTTC
Encoded proteins:
- the Pwwp2b gene encoding PWWP domain-containing protein 2B isoform X1, which translates into the protein MEPRAGCRLPVRVEQVVNGALVVTVSCGERSFAGILLDCTKKSGLFGLSPSTLLPLADNSSAISCHGQVPEEGTGEVMQLETGPLPPHHQDPEKDQPPKTAVPEPPPPLIPPVPAGNLPPFPPYFEGAPFPHPLWLRNTYQQWVPQPPPRAIKRTRRRLSRNRDPGRLILSTIRLRPRQVLCEKCKSTVSPQDASPGPLNTPKPRRRLGSGPDSEYRKPEEPEDSAVIAMAAPRRNKREKREEDRVAGERVPRSPVIKISYSTPQGKGEVVKIPSRVHGSVEPFCPQQSLQNGSQDSEVSRDGETKGGGDRPSSGPSASIPKLKLTRPVPPVSDLPPPKIRLKPHRLGNGEHEPLYRAELVEELNGCPQGPLASSPALFADGSTHGLEDLSSGSSGEDDDLKRFPQGKHGRDGLAFLVDCPGRRADCTSESVCSSTDSLDELKSSGSEVTSPDTGDLSSGDSASVPSSSADTRQTVPPLTVRLHTQSVSQCVTEDGRTVAVGDIVWGKIHGFPWWPARVLDISLGQKEDGEPSWQEAKVSWFGSPTTSFLSISKLSPFSEFFKLRFNRKKKGMYRKAITEAANATQHVAPEIRELLTQFEM
- the Pwwp2b gene encoding PWWP domain-containing protein 2B isoform X2; translated protein: MEPRAGCRLPVRVEQVVNGALVVTVSCGERSFAGILLDCTKKSGLFGLSPSTLLPLADNSSAISCHGQVPEEGTGEVMQLETGPLPPHHQDPEKDQPPKTAVPEPPPPLIPPVPAGNLPPFPPYFEGAPFPHPLWLRNTYQQWVPQPPPRAIKRTRRRLSRNRDPGRLILSTIRLRPRQVLCEKCKSTVSPQDASPGPLNTPKPRRRLGSGPDSEYRKPEEPEDSAVIAMAAPRRNKREKREEDRVAGERVPRSPVIKISYSTPQGKGEVVKIPSRVHGSVEPFCPQQSLQNGSQDSEVSRDGETKGGGDRPSSGPSASIPKLKLTRPVPPVSDLPPPKIRLKPHRLGNGEHEPLYRAELVEELNGCPQGPLASSPALFADGSTHGLEDLSSGSSGEDDDLKRFPQGKHGRDGLAFLVDCPGRRADCTSESVCSSTDSLDELKSSGSEVTSPDTGDLSSGDSASVPSSSADTRQTVPPLTVRLHTQSVSQCVTEDGRTVAVGDIVWGHRQ